The genomic DNA GGAAAAATGTTAAAAAAAGAAAGATTATTTGAAATATTAGAAAATTTTTTAACTAAAAGTATTGCTGTAATAGGAGATATGATGATAGATGAATATATAATAGGAAATGTAGATAGAATATCTCCAGAAGCTCCAGTACCAGTAGTAAATGTAAATAATGAAAAATATGTACTTGGAGGAGCAGCTAATGTAGTAAATAATTTATCTGTATTAGGTGTAAATGTATTAGCATATGGAATAGTAGGAAATGATTTAAATGCAAATAAGTTACTTTATAAATTCAAAGAAAAAAATGTAAATACAGAAGGTATAATAATTGATAGAGAAAGACCTACAATAATAAAACAAAGAATTTTAGCAGGGAATCAACAACTTTTAAGAATAGATAGAGAGAAAAAATATCCTATTTCTAATGAAATAGAAAATAAAATTATAAATAATTTAAATAAAAATATAGAAAAAATAGATGCTATTATTTTATCTGATTATGATAAAGGCGTTCTTACAGAAAATTTAGCTAAAAATATAATTAAAATAGCTAAAGAAAATAATAAAATAATAATTATAGATCCTAAACCTAAAAATGTTTTGAACTATATAGGTGCAACTTCTATGACTCCAAATTTAAAAGAAGCATGTGAATGTATAGGAAAAAATATAACTGAAAATGAAAATGAAATAATACAAATAGGAAAAGAAATAAGAGAA from Hypnocyclicus thermotrophus includes the following:
- the rfaE1 gene encoding D-glycero-beta-D-manno-heptose-7-phosphate kinase, with the protein product MLKKERLFEILENFLTKSIAVIGDMMIDEYIIGNVDRISPEAPVPVVNVNNEKYVLGGAANVVNNLSVLGVNVLAYGIVGNDLNANKLLYKFKEKNVNTEGIIIDRERPTIIKQRILAGNQQLLRIDREKKYPISNEIENKIINNLNKNIEKIDAIILSDYDKGVLTENLAKNIIKIAKENNKIIIIDPKPKNVLNYIGATSMTPNLKEACECIGKNITENENEIIQIGKEIREKLELDHLLMTRSEKGMSIFMKNSVENIPTFAKEVYDVTGAGDTVISLYTLALSCGASYEESAKIANTGAGVVVGRVGTSVVTKEEIIEFYEEIYDKHNLKIEEKKY